GTTGTGACCGACCGTTGGCCGGGGTGGCCACCGACGCGAACGCCGGTGCCAGGCCCCGTGGAAGAACGTCGATGCCGTGGTCAATCGACCCGAGGGTGTCGCCCTCCGCGCGCTTGCTGGTGCCGACGTGGTCACGCAGTGGCGCTGGTGGTGCAGGTGGTGGTGGCGCTGGCGCCTCCACTGGGCGCTCCTCCGTGGTGGTAGCAGGTCGCGCTTGAAGTTCGGCGACCGCCGCGAAGAGCTGATCCACACGCCGCTCCAGATCGGGGCGCCACTGGCCCAGATCGTCCAGCTTGGTGGTGTGGGAGCGGATATCGGAGTGGATCGCGTCGAGGGAGTTGGTGAGCTTGTCGAAGTAGTCCTTGAAGGATGGATCCATGGCGCCGATTCGATCCTTGATCGATTTCTGTAGCCTTGTTTCGATTAGATGCGCCAGGGTGTGGATCCATGGCTCTGGATACCAGATGTAAGCAACCCAGTGATATATCTCTCGATCTATTGCAATATCTCACGAATCTGGTGGCAATTAGAATTACAATCACGGATACACGAATTGgggaagaagggaaaggggaagagaGCCGCCGCCGGTTCCGCCGTGATCCACTGGATACCTAGCGCTTGTGGGTGGAATCGCCTTAAGTAGTCGGTGCGGTGTCACACCCACTCTGGCCCGCTGACCTTGCTGTTGGGCCGTTTCTGTCTGATGGGCCGAGCTGGTGGTGAGGCCCCTTCCTTGCCTGGTGTGGCTGCAGCGCTGACATTGGCCTTGACAATGGACGCTATTTGCTCATTTCGGCAAAGCAGAGCAGAGGTCGTATGATTCTTTTAGGAAACGGAGGTTTCCAGTGAGATTCTTGCAAATTCCAAATAGACCTTCTTTGCTCATTCTACGCCGGTGACTATCGTCGACAGCTCCTCTCcgttttactactccctccattccaaaatatagtgcgcccgcgtttcccgaggtcgaactttgaccataaatttaacgaacgagaccgactgcggcgggtgaaaaaattacataattaaaaacttctttcgaatacgaattcactaatataatttttgctcccgccgcaatcggtcttggtagttaaatttacggtcaaagttgaagcacggagatagagcaagcactacattgtggaatggagggagtaccgcGCAAGCAAACTTTTTTGTACAGTACGATCGTATCCTATCCCACCAAGTGCCCGCCCCAATCGTTGGCGCCATCATTTGATTTCCACGCAAATAATATATCGCGCAGCCACTCCATCAAGCTTCTGGTGCTACTGCGGCAGTGGCGCCGGCCTCTACGTCCTTGCTGCTGCCGGAGCGGCTGTCGTCGTCCTTGCCACTCTCCTGCAGCTCCATGATAGGCTTCATCTTGCGGTCCGTGATGGCGATGGCGATGTCGTTGGGGAAAAGGTCGTGGTACACCAAGGCGTGCACCATGGTGGTGGCGAAGAGGCCCGTCACGGTGAGCGTGGCCAGCAGAGACAGCCCCACGCACAGCGCCTTGGTGAAGGCGTTGTCCACCACGGTGGCGTACCGGATGGACGCGATGGCCGCTCCGGTCATCGGGAACGTGTAGGCCCACCACGACAGCGAGAACATGAACCCTCTGAAGAAGTTGATCCGGACGGCGAGCGACGCGTAGAGGAACATGGCGATGAAGTAGGCGAGCTTGGCCCCCACGCCGAACTCGTCCACGATCTTGGCCCACGCCATGGACGCCACGCTCGGCGCCGCCACGAAGAGGAAGAAGACCGGGTGCAGGTCCTTGGGCAGCGTCGCGTTGGTGGGCAGCCGCTGGTACAGCGTCACGAACAGCACGGTGTAGTGCGCCACCCCGACGCCGAAGAAGAAGATGGGACCTTCCTTGAGCCCCATGGACGCGCCCATCAGCGCGCCCACGAAGTTGCCCACGACGGACAGGTGGTTGGACGGGTTGGCCACCTTGGACAGCCGCCTCTGCCCGCCGGACATCCACTGCCCGTAGATCTTGAGCTCGAGGCACAGAAACGGAGACATGAGCGCGTACCAGAGCCAGGGAGGCAGCTGGGTGGCGACGGAGGGGGGCACGCCCATGGCCAGGAACAGGCAGGCGATCCACGGCGCGAAGAAGAAGTTGACACGGATGGGGTGGTAGTACTCGCGACGGACGGcctcgaagaagaagatgatctTGAATGCGTACGCGGCCGTGATGATGGACATGAGCCCGACGGAGATGAACCAAAGCACCAGGTTCACCTTGGGGTTCACGTGCAGGAACTCGGTCGGCGCCGCCGTCGCGATCGTCTTGTACAGGATCGCCTGGCTGCTCACTCCGAGGCACATACCGAACGCCGAAATGGGGAACCGGAGCAAGAACGGCCACTTCTTGTCCGCCGGCAGCGCCAGCTCCTCCGACGACTGAAGCAATCACACAAGTTTCAGAATTTTGAGACTCGAATGGGAGGGCAATATGCATGATAATGTGATCGAccgaccgaagaagaagaagaagaagtagtggTACCTTGAGTTTGTCCAGCTCGGGTCCCTCCAGTGCGGCGAAGAAGCGATCAACGTTGTCGCCACTCACGGCTTCTCCCTGTCCCTGGGCGAACTCCTCCTCCTCGGGGGTACTAACCGGCACGCCGCCGCCGGCCAGATGGGTGATCTGCCGCTCCAGCTTCCCGGAAAACGTCTTGAACGAGTCGTAGCGCTTGTCCCGGTTCATCGTCCTGCCGCCCCGGCTACCCATCCGTCTCACGGCGTGGGTGGGCACCCCGCCGGGGTTCGGCTGCGACCGGAACATCACCCTGTGCGGCTGCACGAACCTCACGTGCTGCGCCGGCTCCTGCGCCGCGTTCGACATGGCCTGCTTCCGCTCGTGCAAGTCGCCGCCGGGCGCCACGAGGGGCTCGCCGAAGCCGGTCGGCGACGACGGCAGGCTGATAGACACGGGGTGCCCCGAGCGCTGCCCCGGCGGGTTGAACGGCGAGTCGAAAGCTGGGATCACCGCCTCGCTGCGCGGGGCCACGCGCTCCGGCGGGCGCATCTGCATCAAATTGAAATACATAGGCGATCGATCATGTCCAAGCTCCATTTCTTTTCAGCCGTGCCGTGCCGTGGTCCGTACGAGAGAGCGGAAGACTCACCCGGGCGGGGCGGCCCGTGTCGGGGTGAAGCACCGGTTTGGGGCTCTGCATCGGGGTGGTCGTATCGAAGCCGTCGAGATGGGAAACCTCAACGTTGGCGAGGAGGGACGGCACACCGCTGGTCTTGCTGCTTGTGTTGGCTTCCATGGCCCGCTCAGACGAGACCTGCACAGAGCGAGTGTGAGAACCAAGCAAGGAGAGAGTGAGCGCGCTTAAATAACAAACTTTATTTAACTAATTATTTTTTGCTAGAGAGTGAAACAAATTAGGAGTCACCATCCAAACTGCCAAGAGCAAATCAATGTTTTTCTGCAAACTTACTAGTGCCAAAGCCAAACTGTCCATGTCGAGCTGGACCAGCAGGCGATCAGCAGATTTGCCTTATATTTGCCTTTTTGTATCTTAATAATGAAATGAAATCGGTAGAGCTTCTGACTTGCCTGGAGAAACTAAGAAAAAACTGGCAACCAAGTTGTTGAGCAACTACTAGACGCTTCTGGGCGTTGTTAGGCTAGGCGGACAGGCATGGAAGTACTCAGAGCATCAGCATCAGAAGCACAAAACCCTTTTGATGAAGAGGGAGGAAAAACCTAGGAAGGCAGGCAGGGAACACAAGGTGGTGGACAGATCATGTGCAAGTGCAACCGACGATTTGTGTTTGGCTTTTAAATAGGCAAATGCGCCGTTCGTATATAGTGATGAGTCGATGACTGGCTGGTTCGTTGGCTTGGCACTGGCCCCATCAGTGCGTGACACATCGCGTGGACACATCCTAGCTAGGAGCTGTATGTGTCATCCTCGGAAAAAAAAAGGAGCCGTATGCGTACTTCTGGCTGGGTACTACGCGCCACCACCTGACAGTTGTGGATGCTACTGAAACAAACCGGTTGTGAGAGCAAGCTGTATACTACTAGCAGTGAATACTGCTCCATGACGCTACACGAGAGCTTCACACAATTCTTCACAAATCTGTTTGTTTTTTCTACTGACAGATCTTGGCAGCTCTCTGAAAGGAGGCGCCCAAAGTGTGGCGAGCAGTGCTGCACTTGCACTTTTGCAGGAGTTTCAGCAACGTTCTGACGCGGATGACAACAGTAACGTGCGTTTGGGGTGGCGGCCTAATTCAAGGAAGTTGGTTATTTCATTTTCCTCATCCTCGCTCCTCTTTGTAAGCAGACTCTTTCCATGAATGAATGAAACATTCAAGTATGGCATTACTGCTGGAGCGTCGCTTTCAGGAGTAGCAAGATGATCGTTCAAGCTATTAGGTGGATAAAATTTCGTTTGGGTTCCAGTGACCTCTAATCGTACCCACCGATTCCTCTTGTTTGGAAAAACAAACACGCTCCTGATTGGCAAGGATTCTGCTGAACAACCCTCTCCCACATCAGGCCTGCAGACGTTGTTGAATCATCAGTAGTCGTCGTAAGTTTCACAATCTAAAATAGTCCAGGTGGCAGGAGCAATTCCAGGCCGCGCAAAATGCACGGTGTGAGATAGAAACAGCTGTGCATGCACACTTCAAATCAGAGTCCAGGACACGAGTAGTAAAATCAGGGCCGTCCCCATCGTCTTGACAAGGGACCAGCCGTAGGTACAGGAGGATGGATCGGGCATGGAAAGGCTTGACATTCTGGAGATAGACATTACAAAGATCAGCCGTCGCCCATCGACCGCGCCGCATGTGTGGTACAGTATATATTTTCATTTGATTGCACAGCTGGGACTGGGAGGAGATATTGGACGGAACACATCGGTCGTTAGCCGTACGTCCACGTCCGCGGCGGTGGCGTCCGTCTGGTCCGGCCATAGACGAGACGCCGCATGTGTCCCAGGATGACTTGTGCAAGACAAGGAGTTTTTAAATCATATAAAATTCAAGTAAAAAACTCCGTCTTGTCCTGGCGACGGCGAGATAGGTGTAAAGCTGGTCCCGTATGCATGAGCCTAACCTACTTAGCTAGATCGCTTGGTTTACGCCCTAATCCCTGGCCAGCTAATATTCCTACGACGACGGTGCATGCATGCATACAATTCTTGTGAGCGCATAAACAATTCCTCTTGTCCCAGGCGCGCGGCGGCGTACGTGGTTGGTCATGCAACTTGATTGCTGATTCATCTATTCGATCGCCACGCCGCCGGGCGCAAACAAAACAAGTGGGATTGGATGTTAcctggcgagagagagagagagagagagacagctaGGTACGACGACGGAGGAGGCCGGGGCAGCAAGGAACAAGGCCGGCCGGCGATGTTGGCGGCCGCGGCAGCCGGTCCGGCAGTGGAGGATCGCCGGAACCAGCACCCAGCCTCGAGAGAGAGCCAAAACGGGCGCGGCCGTTGGGTGGCCTAGCTCTCCTATTACAAACGCGGCGGCGTGGGTTGTTGGCGGGGGACAGGCTGGACCGGAGCTCCTAAACATGGCAATCCAGCCAGCGTAAGGGATAGCAAGACAGACGTACAGCTTCATTTTTTTTTTGCCAGAACGTACAGCTCCATCTTGATCAGCGCAgcagaataaaaataaaataggtCGGTCTTATGCGCATAGACCTACGGCACGGTGGTCGTCCTTGGCCGACTTATCCAAGGATGCCCGGAGCCACGTCAACCAAAGTAAAGGAATCATGTCGGGCCACGTGATTGGGGCAGGAGGGCCGCATGAAACCGGTGATCGCGGCAGGGAGATTTTGTTCCATCGCCATGTTGCCCAAGTAGCACTTGTCTTGTCTTTGAGGGTTCGGTTCCTCTACGATTATGCTATCGCTGTaatctaaggccaactccaccgaccccaaacggacgtccgttttgtccggattctgtccgtttgggtagggcaatgaggtcgtgtccgggcgtgtcctgggatgcggtggccgtgcgcccagcgcgcggccgcatccatttgccccatcctgtccgtcagggccaaaaatgctcatattttcatcaaaactagttttacaacccaaatatttgtctggaaattaaaatggttttacgacccaattgaaattgtctttaataaaatagttttacaatcaaaccgaaattgtcttgactgaacataaaatgtaccaatacatctattggttgccaatgtgatcccacacgtgctcaaccaagtcattttgaagattcaaatgaatgtgccaatcatgcatctcacggtggaattggacaagttgttcaaatgtggccgggtcttggtgcaggggctcaatattttcaccttgataatcaaatccttggtcgaagatactctcatcacgctcatcctcgacgatcatgctgtgcatgatcacacaagcagtcatcacctcccaaagcttcctttcatcccatgacagtgcagggtttcgaacgataccccaccgggattgaagcacaccaaaagcacgttccacatcatttctagcactctcttgcatttgggcaaatctctttctcttctcaccttgggtttcgagattgtcttcacaaaagttgatcactgaggatatataccatcagctagatagtatcccttgttgtactagtggccgttgatctcaaagttgataggtggggagtggccttctgcaagcctcgcgaagactggagaacgttgcagcatgttgatatcattgtgagaacctgccatgccgaagaaagaatgccatatccaaagatcctgcgatgccaccgcttctaatatgacagtgcacccgttgacatgccccttgtactggccctgccaagcaaatggacagttcttccactcccagtgcatacaatctatgctgccaagcatacctgaaagcctctagctgcgttggtcgccaacaatctctctgtatcagcggcagttggctgcctcaagtactctgggccaaacacctcgatcacagcctggcaaaacttgtacattgacatcagacatgttgtctcactcatacgcacatactcatccaccagatcgcctggaactccatatgcaagcatgcggatggccgcggtgcatttctgataagaggagaatccaagcttgccaaggacatccgtcttgcactcgaagtatgggtcatgagcaaccactccctctcagATACGATTGAGcacatgccttgccatacgaaaacggcgacgAAATTTATCCGTCTTGAAAAGCGGGGTGttcgcaaagtaatcggcatagagcagggcgtggcctctctccctgttgcggttcaggttgggagcacggctagggactgaccccctgtaccgaggaagcttccgttgaatgtggtcgtgaacaccagtgcagccaccacaagatcttcatcatccgacgacgaatcgtccgatgaacaaaggaagtgatggaagaaaaactcgtctccactgtccatacctttatgggaaaaatgtcaaacaccttgcggtcgtggtggcgaagaggccgcgatgatcacctcgacgcagcagggatggttgccggccggctactggccgctctagagctctcgtcggaagctgccgcggccgccgtggtacgtcgccggcggtcgtgtccgctctgccatcggcaaagacggcgacggccaaacctcctccgatcgacggccaaaactatggcgaaagcgcgggcgtggtggcggccatgtcgagacatggtttggtatggacggccggGGGCTGCTCGGtgggaggcggccggagaatagcgccggcgctgagattcgatcgtcggtatctcaatacctagttcaatctcgttaccggcaagtctctttactcgttccgtaatacatcaacccgcaactaactcattagttacaatgcttgcaaggcttatagtgatgtgtattaccgagtgggcccagagatacctctccgacaatcggagtgacaaatcctaatcttgaaatacgccaacccaacaagtaccttcggagacacttgtagagcacctttataatcacccagttacgttgtgacgtttggtagcacacaaagtgttcctccggtaaacgggagttgcataatctcatagtcataggaacatgtataagtcatgaagaatgggtcaagtgctaagctaatggaatgggtcaagtcaatcacatcattctcctaatgatgtgatcccgttaatcaaatgacaactcatgtctatgggtaggaaacataaccatctttgatcaacgagctagtcaagtagaggcatactagtgacactctgtttgtctatgtattcacacaagtattatgtttccggttaatacaattctagcatgaataataaacatttatcatgatataaggaaataaataataactttattattgcctctagggcatatttccttcacataccccctgatactacccatagattcatcaaaataagcaaacaacacatagaaaacagaatctatcaaaaacaaaagagtttgtagtaatctgtaaacttcttatacttctgtaactccaaaaattctgaaaaattaggacaagaGAGGAAATTCATATATTAATCTTGTGTAAAAAACTCAGGAATTTATCATGTTCTAGCAGCTCAGATCAATTATGTTGCTGGGCgcaaatttttttgtttttcagcaagatcaaatcaacgatataccaaagtatcccaaaggctttacttggcacaaacactaattaaaaacactaaaacacaattaatatagaggtaataatgtgtatttattaaataacagtagcaaaaacaaaaaacacaaaaataaaattgggttgtctccaacaagcgctattgtttaatgcccctagcttggcataaagcatgggtctaggtattgtcatctttggtatgcaatccataagtagctataatagattcatatggaaacttaattttctttcttggaaagtgttccatgccttccttaacgaaaattgaaatataatgtttcctactttcatatcaataattgcaccgatcgttctaaggaaaggcctaccaagaataataggacatgtaggattgcaatctatatcaagcacaatgaaatctacgggcacgtaATTCCTGTTTGCAATAATAacgacatcattaattcttcccataggtttcttaatagtggaatccgcgagatgcaaatttaaagaacaatcatcaaattcccgaaaacctagcacatcacataaagtttttggaatcgtggaaacgctagcacccaagtcacacaaagcatggcactcataatctttaactttaatcttaatagtaggttcccactcatcataaagatttctagggatagaaacttccaactcaagtttttcttcaaaagatttcatcatagcatcaacgatatgtttagtaaaagctttattttgattataagcatg
This DNA window, taken from Triticum aestivum cultivar Chinese Spring chromosome 1D, IWGSC CS RefSeq v2.1, whole genome shotgun sequence, encodes the following:
- the LOC123166838 gene encoding S-type anion channel SLAH2 isoform X2, giving the protein MEANTSSKTSGVPSLLANVEVSHLDGFDTTTPMQSPKPVLHPDTGRPARMRPPERVAPRSEAVIPAFDSPFNPPGQRSGHPVSISLPSSPTGFGEPLVAPGGDLHERKQAMSNAAQEPAQHVRFVQPHRVMFRSQPNPGGVPTHAVRRMGSRGGRTMNRDKRYDSFKTFSGKLERQITHLAGGGVPVSTPEEEEFAQGQGEAVSGDNVDRFFAALEGPELDKLKSSEELALPADKKWPFLLRFPISAFGMCLGVSSQAILYKTIATAAPTEFLHVNPKVNLVLWFISVGLMSIITAAYAFKIIFFFEAVRREYYHPIRVNFFFAPWIACLFLAMGVPPSVATQLPPWLWYALMSPFLCLELKIYGQWMSGGQRRLSKVANPSNHLSVVGNFVGALMGASMGLKEGPIFFFGVGVAHYTVLFVTLYQRLPTNATLPKDLHPVFFLFVAAPSVASMAWAKIVDEFGVGAKLAYFIAMFLYASLAVRINFFRGFMFSLSWWAYTFPMTGAAIASIRYATVVDNAFTKALCVGLSLLATLTVTGLFATTMVHALVYHDLFPNDIAIAITDRKMKPIMELQESGKDDDSRSGSSKDVEAGATAAVAPEA
- the LOC123166838 gene encoding S-type anion channel SLAH2 isoform X1, producing MDSLALALVSSERAMEANTSSKTSGVPSLLANVEVSHLDGFDTTTPMQSPKPVLHPDTGRPARMRPPERVAPRSEAVIPAFDSPFNPPGQRSGHPVSISLPSSPTGFGEPLVAPGGDLHERKQAMSNAAQEPAQHVRFVQPHRVMFRSQPNPGGVPTHAVRRMGSRGGRTMNRDKRYDSFKTFSGKLERQITHLAGGGVPVSTPEEEEFAQGQGEAVSGDNVDRFFAALEGPELDKLKSSEELALPADKKWPFLLRFPISAFGMCLGVSSQAILYKTIATAAPTEFLHVNPKVNLVLWFISVGLMSIITAAYAFKIIFFFEAVRREYYHPIRVNFFFAPWIACLFLAMGVPPSVATQLPPWLWYALMSPFLCLELKIYGQWMSGGQRRLSKVANPSNHLSVVGNFVGALMGASMGLKEGPIFFFGVGVAHYTVLFVTLYQRLPTNATLPKDLHPVFFLFVAAPSVASMAWAKIVDEFGVGAKLAYFIAMFLYASLAVRINFFRGFMFSLSWWAYTFPMTGAAIASIRYATVVDNAFTKALCVGLSLLATLTVTGLFATTMVHALVYHDLFPNDIAIAITDRKMKPIMELQESGKDDDSRSGSSKDVEAGATAAVAPEA